From Desulfuromonadaceae bacterium, the proteins below share one genomic window:
- a CDS encoding ATP-binding cassette domain-containing protein, producing MLKIEALQHTYNDGTLALNGIDLEIERGDFLAILGSNGSGKTTLIKHLNGLLQPTAGRVLFGGKPVTQVEDREIFSRIGIVFQDPNDQLFAATVAEDVAFGPANLGLTEAEVGRRVSAALHQVGIIKLAEKSIHALSHGQKKRVCIAGILAMQPSVMILDEPTAGLDPMGVHALMHLLEELNHREGITMIMATHVVDLVPLFMSKIAILSKGKLLRCGTPRDVFGDAEALKKAKLHLPLVAELMNILKTRDQVNLHHIPLTVGEARREILRLLSVEDVIARV from the coding sequence ATGCTGAAGATTGAAGCATTACAGCATACCTATAACGACGGTACGCTGGCGTTGAACGGGATCGATCTGGAGATCGAACGGGGAGACTTCCTCGCTATCCTCGGATCGAACGGCAGTGGCAAGACCACCCTGATCAAGCATCTCAACGGTCTGTTGCAACCAACGGCGGGACGGGTTCTGTTTGGCGGAAAACCGGTGACCCAGGTCGAGGACCGCGAAATCTTCAGTCGCATCGGGATCGTTTTTCAGGATCCGAACGATCAACTCTTTGCCGCCACCGTCGCCGAGGATGTCGCTTTTGGCCCGGCCAACCTGGGGCTGACGGAAGCCGAAGTCGGCCGGCGGGTCAGCGCCGCCCTGCACCAGGTCGGGATCATCAAGCTGGCCGAAAAATCGATCCACGCTTTGTCCCACGGGCAGAAAAAACGCGTCTGTATCGCGGGGATTCTGGCGATGCAGCCGAGTGTCATGATTCTCGATGAACCGACCGCCGGACTCGATCCGATGGGGGTGCATGCGTTGATGCATCTGCTCGAAGAACTCAATCACCGGGAGGGGATCACCATGATCATGGCGACCCATGTCGTCGATCTGGTGCCGCTCTTTATGAGCAAAATTGCCATCCTCAGCAAAGGCAAATTATTGCGTTGCGGTACTCCTCGTGACGTGTTCGGCGACGCCGAAGCGCTCAAGAAAGCGAAGCTGCATCTGCCGCTGGTAGCGGAGCTGATGAATATTCTCAAGACCCGCGATCAGGTTAATCTGCACCATATCCCCCTCACCGTCGGTGAAGCGCGGCGTGAAATTCTGCGCCTGCTGTCGGTTGAGGACGTGATCGCGCGGGTCTGA